In the genome of Plectropomus leopardus isolate mb chromosome 19, YSFRI_Pleo_2.0, whole genome shotgun sequence, the window tcaaaaatacatttctttcttctaacctgtggtgctatttatcagtctagattgtttttgtttgagttgcagagtgttggagacgCTGGCCGTCTGTCTTTTCTCCAatttaatagatttttattgTGGAGCTGAAAGCACCGAAAATACGTTTGAATAATCCACAGAGTTTGTgttgagcagtttcatgtaggaactattttctttctaccgaatgACTTCCTACAACTGTATTTCAGCatagaaggaagtgtgcatctactcatggactaAAGGCTTGTGACAGGatgaaatataaacattaatgtGTCCTCCTGGGCTGAGCTCTAATGCTCAGCAGATGCACACTTCCCTCTGTGCAGTAatatggttggtgggtgtagtttggtagaaagaaaatagttcctacgtgaaactgttcacaacaaggtctgtggattatcttgaaacTTTAGAATATAGTaagaaaagcaaaactaaaacGTGAGCATACGAAAAAGaagaatttcttaaaaataactccaaggaaaaagcaaaaaaaaaccttatatTTGAGGAGCTGTAACTATGAACTATGAACTGAAAAATGATGATTACTGATCgaatcatttcagctgtaatggtatgaatttgatattttaatgttaaagaagcatcacaatttatttctttttttttatgttttgtgtgcaaaaatcttaatttgtaaagtaacaaatAGCTATAGTCAAATGAATGTTAAAAgtttatttccctctgaaatgtagtggagtgaaagtactttaaaatgtgtcatgaaaggaaaatactgaagtacatttgagaaaaaaacatcaaatttctGCCCAAGTGCAGTACATGAGCAGATGTACCATTGTATATGcacataaaagacaacaaatgcagcactgacagAGAGGAGGCACTGTGCAATCCAATCTGAAATTCCTTAACACAAATTAAGAGATAAAATCACTACAAAAGGCCAAAGGTACTGCAGTTTATAACGTAGTTATCACATCTGAGCTCGTATTCATTCAGAGAACGCCATGAGCACGTCCAGACACTGGAGATAGTATCTGGCCTTCATGCACGACGGTATCGCCTCACTAGTGCTGCACAATATATCATTTTCAAACGTCATCACAGAAGCACATCGTAAAAGCTATCGTAGTAGCTATCGTTCATCATTCAGACCATATTCTGTTTGTTTCTAGTTCAATTTGTTCAATGacagaaagttgaaaaaatttcctttaatttttttaattcaaaaaccaatttgctgaatTTTAGTCTTCAGCTACGAGCAGCAGAAGACAGAACTGAGTGCGTCtgactttgatatttttcaaaccGCACTTTATTTCCCCGTGTTGTTTTtatctaagtgactaatggagacaacattttttaaaaatttagtccagtattgagcgagagtgctgcagccagcatcagagaaacaggctgcaatgtaaccactcagggcaacTGAAAATCTGTCGATGTACATCAAccgaaaatgtttgttttcaccaCTGACAGGCTCGaattattattctaagtgtctgacaacattacggAAAGGATCCTTACAGAGATAAGACAGCCATTAAATTGCCATCCCCGAACCCACCAGGCTctatttaaattaaagttatttcAGTGTGCATAGAGTCAGCACATCTTTTACATCCAACTGGTTGAATTAACAGCTTATTTCAACAAAACCAGAGTcggtgattgttgaaacagtcTGACGACGAACCAAGACgacttttgtgagttttattttacttctgtcagctttgaatgaagtgtgttttacgatgataaaattactgtttttttaatggagtctggttggTTTGGCGATAATTATTTGGgggctgtttttggttaaacaaaaaggatcttactctttaacaaaaggcTTTCCTCTGCAGGGATCATTTTCATGATGTCAGACTTTTAAAACAacagtctgagcctgtcagtgacaaaacaaacacttataTCTGAGCTATACTGACCTGCCAAAcgccctgagtggttacattgcagcctgttttgagTGCTGCAAGTTTCAAAACATGCtgtttccattagtcacttaaaaacaaaaacagaaaaaaacattaaaatctgtTCCTTTAACTTAATATCGTTATCGTGATATTTTCCTCACATGGTGCAACAATAGTATAAACAAGGGCgaagataaataaatcaatgtgatCATGTGATCGACGGCGGCTCTGAACTGTACCTGGTCCGGTCTCACATGTGATGGGAAACTGCTGCAGAGTCGGGGTCGGTCCTGCTCTGTAAAACTGGGTCTCATGAACCCACCAGTACGGCCGCTCCCCAAACAAAACCCTGCCCCggagacacaaacaaactgaaaacacaactctctctgtctttatgtgTTTAATCAGGGCTGTCAGACCATTAATTGTTTTAATCGTGATTAATCACTGAATTTTTAGTAGTTAATCATGATGGGTACAGAGGTcactatttatatttattaatttctgttatttaattttatttctttatttattttattgtaatattatttttccctagtttattttcctctttttatttttttttattattcaaattattttattattttaaataataatgtaaaattgtatATATCTGATTTGGGGTatacatatttatgtatgtttaattaattagagTATAGGTTTAGGTTAATAAGGAAGCCGGTTAATTAAATTTCAGtgactattttcttttacaaaaaatcaaaatctattaaaatcaattttgcattaaaaaacagttatgaagtcgATATTGACAAGACAAAGCAATTCTCACCAGATCGTCTTAATTAGGAATCAAATGGCGGCAAAAAAGGTGCATGGGGACCCACGGAGCCAGATTCAGGTatctggaggtcaaaggtcaacggACCCCAGTGGCTTTCTCAGACTTTTCATGACAGTTGacagtttttgtggttttgttgccttttttcactatttattttgtcttcttttatgatatttatgctattttatatttattatttttcagttgttatttttaatctatttattaatggacagcactttggtcaactcaAAATTTTGCCTAATTTTGGAGCgttatttagcccccttcctGAGAAGTGAGCATTACATGATTGGCACCACTCGATCCTTCAGGTCTTCTGCTTTCATATCTCAGTATTACCTCTGCAGCGTTAAAACTCAGCCGGGTACAACCTCTTAAAGATGGGAAAGTCAACCGAAGATTAACGCGAGAAAACCCAGATTATGTATCGACTACAACTGCACTGAGATTACCGCGTGAACGCCGACAGCCCTGTTTTCAATCAGTGTTacgtttcatttgtttttaccatttcaGGACCAGGTTCAGCCAGTCTCCGAGGACCGCGACCCAGATGAGCCTGAGCGCCGTGTCCCTGCGCAGGTGGAACCAGATCGGGAAGAAGCAGAAGAACGTGGTGTGCAGGTCGGCCACCGAGGACGCCAGGCTGAACAGACCCTCATACCTGCTGTATTTGGTCTGCAGGTGGACCGCCAGCTCGACCCCCCAACTGTGGAGAAGATCCATGATACCTCCGCCTGAGGACGAGCCACTCAATCTGGTTTTGTCAGTTTCAAGCTCTTCCAGGCCAGGCAGTCCCCTCTGTTCTGCCTCCCCACCGGACTTTACTCAAGGCTAGCGCCTTTGTTTGCCTTTGGGACGGTGCAGACAGGTTCCTTAACCTTTACACCCCTTGAGGCCCCCCCGTGCTAAAGTCTGTCATCACAGAAATCAGCTGCCGTCCCTCTCGCACATTTCTGGGAaaaccctttttgttttttttagtagcTTCTGTTCTGAGCTCCATTGATCTTTGCTCAATCCTCTCTGTGCCTCGGACAGTGCAGAGTGCGTCATTTATTGTCCTACTTCCTACTCGGGGTCGGGACCCCAATGTGAGAAATTCTTATCACAGACGTCCTCAAAGATCAAATATGAGCTCATCTGTGGGGATGTCCCCGTTTGACGTGACAGAGCAGCAACTTGTAGGCGACCTGCAACCTCCTGTTTTATCAGCGACTATCTCCTCAGCTTCAGTCCAATCATTTAATCATTGATCACCTTATGTAACCCGTAACGGCTCGCTCCGCCAGTGAGATGCTTTCAccaaatcatcaaaaaacacaattacgTAACTGACAAATTATTACTCAGAGGCTGCATGAAAGGGGAGAAAGAAGAATTTAAGAaagggacatttaaaaatgttttgcagctcagttaaaagcaattaaaaggcagttattataatatatatttttgaatacACATCCCCCGAAAGATcaaatgtgcttaaaatatCCCACAAAATATTGTTAgaagataaatatttttgtaatgcTATGACACCACATACCGCTGTGCAAAATAATCGTTAGCAAACGTAATTATTATcgtaaataaactaaaaaaaacaaaaaacctagTCATCTCTTTGCAAGTCTTTAGTAAGTCGCAGGTATTTGCATTCAGCTTCCAAGTAAAGACATATAACTCCCAAACTTTACTTTCTGAGTCCTAAATAAGTGATAATGCACTCCTCACCGAATATAATGTGATTATACAACAGTTACTATAGTATATTAAATTTACAGTTATCATGGATGCTTTTCAAAATTTGCATTACTTCGGACAAACGCTGATTTGAAATTTGaaagtgctttattcagtgtttttaccggtttgaATCTTCaggtctgtttttggatttgaaAAAACCTCAGATGATTCagttcacagtaaaaaaaaaaactcctgaatgATGAGACGTTGATGAAATTCaaaccgggagaagtttcagctggttgcaaccTGCAGTCCTCAAaaccagatgccactaaatctctcAAAATCTCACATCCTTTAATTAGACACAACAGACGCAACAAAAACGCTTAAGACCTGAACAAATGCCAAATCTTGAATCTTGTACACTGGTGCTCATTGGCGTATTTAACTAACGTTTATATGTTGgatttgtcatttgtcatgtGTATTTTATGTCGACAATAGTATTTTGCATATTCTTACAGTAAGACAGTTACAATAATACTCTATATTGAAGCAGGCACACCCCTCCAATATGCAAATATGCTCAGTATGTTCAGGCTgggataatatatatatttttaatctattttgcatgtagtatattaaaaataatctattttttgtggcattttttataacttttttgtggcatcatgacaaagacatggcatttaaagggtaaaaattctgaaaactaataaatatttgatatttctgatatttaggactgatgttggttcaAGAATATactcaataaaagcagaaaaaatattaatttttatgatttttaaagcttgattttttataaagtgccttttgtgtgcagagtgatgccagagtgtgtaatattaaagcgggccctgagggttaaaaagtcatagtgtgtGCACTTTTTCGTGTACGGCCCtcatttatactgtatatctgtacttttttatgataaaaattaCGTTTTTAACAGCCCCCAGACCCCTGTCAGACGTGCTCCCTCCCTGTGTTGACTGAGTGGCTGCGTCTGAGGTTAACAGCATGTTATTCTGcaaactgtttgtgtttaatttggGTAATTCTTGTGAAATCCAGCTGCTGGTCCACTGACTCCCTCTGCCTTCAGTACAGTAGTTGAGTCACAAAGATAAcattgacgttttttttttgtatctcctCAACTTGTTTGTGTGACAAACCTCCCAAACTCTCCTGACTCCCTGAGTTTTATTACACATGTGCAAGGTCCAAAGATCAGCGCGAGCATGCGTTTGGGCAGTGGGTCCCTCCGGTATAAAACCGGCCAGCTGTGGGACTGACTGCAGCACTCTGGTTTTGTGTCTCACAGCAGCAGACTGagatttctctccctctctctgaggCAAACATGAACGCAGTAATGGACGCCATGCAGGGTTTTGGGGTGAGCACCACCCGCTACCTGCAGACCAACTATCAGGACGCCCAGGGTCTGTTTCTGTGGGTGTCCTGGGCGGCGGACCTCAGAAACaccttcttcatcttcttcccGCTCTGGTTTCACCTGCGCTCATCAGTGGGCATCAAGCTCATCTGGGTGGCCGTGATCGGAGACTGGCTCAACTTGGTCTTCAAATGGTGAGTCCGGTAAATGTTTAACTTCTAACAACAGtaactttttaaacatattttataacaGAGTTGGTGTTTTCTGCCGTCTTCAGGATTCTGTTCGGGGAGCGTCCGTACTGGTGGGTCCATGAGACGTCTTACTATGCAGACACAGTCCGTCCTCACATTGAGCAGTACCCGATGACCTGTGAGACCGGCCCAGGTGAGAaataacaccacacacacacgaaaatgAGCTGCAGTTCCCCCGTTAACCCCTCGTTCCCCTCAGTCTCCGGGAAAACTTCATGGCCTCAGGTTTGCTGTGTGGCAGTTTGagtaaatatgtataaatttaGCTTCGTGTGCTGCAGATTTTGACACACGGGGCCTCAAGATCTGGTCACAGGTGTAGGTTTTAGTTTTATCAACAAAGTGTGCTTAAAGTAGCCCCTGTGGCTGATAAATTATCATACCTTACCGCTTTAACTACTCTGTGTACAGTTAGGTTGCAGACTTGTGTCagtacaatttttaaaataaaataaaactaataaattaaGTAGCAATAATAGCAGCAGACTTTTTCTAGCaaacttaaagaaaattaaataaataaaagcaatataaaaagGCAGTTACAGCAGCAGACTCATGccattaaactttaaaaataaaacaaaacgcaccagttaaattaaatttatattatctttattttttttaaactgtttaaaagcAGTTACAACAGCAGACTCATGCTagtaaaattcaaaaataattaaaaaacaaatatataaaagaagaaacagcagcagactcATGCcagtaaaactttaaaaataaaacaaaacacactagTTAGattaaatttatattatttttatttttttaaactgtttaaaaagcaGTAACAGCAACAGGCTCATGTtagtaaaactttaaaaaacaaaataaaacaaatatataaaaggaGTAAAAAAAGCAGTAACAGCAGCAAATTTGTGTTAGtacaaatcaaaaaataagataaaaggCACTAGTTAAATAAAATCTACATTATATTTACACGTGTATAAATTTGCAGAGATAAacattatgaataaataaataatatattatatatatttaatatgtatttaataaataaatgttaaatctttgtcatttgtgtctgtggtgaCTTCTTTCTCAGCACCTGAATATTGATAAATATACTTAGTTATTTTCCATGTCTGTCTCTAATATtagtttcatgaaaatgagatttaatggtttttattcattcattcagtcactTTGAAACAACAatccttgttgtttttcagtgaatCAGCCACTGATTTGACctccgctctctctctgttatcCAGGCAGCCCCTCCGGACACGCCATGGGCGCCGCAGGTGTCTACTACACGCTGGTGACCTCCATCCTCGCCATCATGACCAGCAAGAAGAAGTTTGGGAGCAAGAAATCCAGTAACAAGGACTGGTGAGTCAAAAACAGTCTGAGACTCCACTGATGTCGCGGTTGTTTACAGTTTTCTTCGCTTATCGTCCGGGACACGCTATCTGTCCTCGGCTCTGTGGTTGATCATTGACTCCTGAACAGTTTTGGCCGGACGAGCGTGCAGGAGTTGTTTTGACGTCCAGGCAGCTGAAGTTCTCATGACCAGCCGAGAAAAACTGTGTTAACTGTTATATTGCTTCAAAAGGTCGACTTGTTTTCTCGACCTTGTTAACTGCTTTGTGTGCAGTTAGGTCgtttgcaatgaaaaaaaaaacaatttgtgaaatattatcAATAATTACTAATAATTTTACCTGCAAACAAATCATGCTATATAATTATAGACATGGTTTCTTTGGAAGATATTTTGTGTTGAATTTTTTAAGCTTATAAAGTAAATCTTAATTTGAAAGGTAATAACTATAGCtgccaaaaaatgtgaaaatgagtttttctctgaaatgcaataaaatatgagAACAAGGGACATCgaatagaaatactcaagtaaaatacgacaaaaaatgaataaataatcttTACTGTCATTACACTGAAGTGCAATTACATTTTGCAAACTTTATCTcagcagttaaaataaaattaaataaataaaagcattaaaaggCAGTAATAGCAGCAGACTTTTTctagtaaaattttaaaaataaaatggaaaatttatgaataaaagcattaaaaaacagtaaaataggCCAACTTGTgctaacacaattttaaaaatgaaataaaataaaccaataatagtttaaaaagcagttttagtgcaactttaaaaataaaataaaatgtgagtgCTGCCCTCTTCAAACTAAAATAACCGTTTTtctgattgtgtttgttttttacaggtATCTGAAGGCCGTTTTGTGGACACTGTTTTGGGGAGTCCAGGTGTGCGTCTGTCTCTCCAGGGTCTTCATCGCCGCCCACTTCCCCCACCAGGTCATCGCTGGTGTTCTCACAGGTCAGTGCGGAAATGTTTTAAGGATAAAAATCAAGTTTAGAGAAATTGCAACAagtttaatgagtttttaagTGACGTCAAAAACTCACGCTAAGGTTGAAAGAAGGTAGGAGGGGCTATAGAGCTGATGTGCCACGCCCAAAACTATTTGTGCcaccaaattaaaataaattctggTTTATCTgataaacagtcaaaaaaaaaaaaaacaagactattCAGTTCAGTaataattgaattgaattgaattgaattgaattgaattgaatttaaaatggaCACAGCATATTAATAAACATCATCATGGGTAAAATCCCAGTTGTCTAAATGAGTTGTTTGAGGCcataaatatttcagatttttagctttttaaatgatgatgagTGAGTGGTTCTTCTAAATCATCATTCACGTGAAAAACTGCTGGAGAAATGCAAGTTTCTGcgtgtgtatatatttgtaattggattttttttttaaacaacatttaaatgacattttcatacAACCTGTCACCTTGATTATAATGTGGGACCTAAATTAGCCTGACtggaaaaattaaatataaaaaaaacatcttgactAAAAGTTGACtaaaatgtcatgaattttCGTCGACTCAAACTATGAAGgatgaaaatgactaaaatgtgacgAAAGACTCAACTAGCTGCCACATTAGCGCTGGCTGAGACGGCCTGCTGCAGTCAGAGAGGAACTACTTTTGTGGCGTAACGTGTGATGTCACTGCCCGTGCTGTTGTGTTCATGATGTAACACGTTGACATTGACGTGGACTTTTCGCTGCAGGTATGATCGTGGCCGAAGCCTTCGACAGAACTCAGTGGATCTACAACGCCAGCATGAAGAAATACTTCTACACGACTCTCTTCTTGACCTCCTTCGCGGTCGGCTTCTACGTCCTCCTCAAAGCGGTGGGCGTGGACCTGCTGTGGACGCTGGAGAAAGCCCAGAGGTGGTGCGACAGGCCCGAGTGGGTCCACCTGGACAGCACGCCCTTCGCCAGCCTGCTGCGTAACATGGGCACCCTGTTCGGCCTGGGCCTCGGCCTGCACTCGCCGCTGTACGCCGAGACCAAGAAGAGCGGCAGCACGCTGGCGAAAGTCGGCTGCGTCGTCAGCTCTCTGTTCCTGCTGCACCTGTTTGACTCCTTCAAGCCTCCCACGCACACCGCCGCCCTCTTCTACCTGCTGTCCTTCTGCAAGAGCGCCACCGTGCCTCTGGTCACCGTCAGCATCATCCCGTACTGCGTGAACGGCGCTCTGGGCCTGCAGAACAAAAAGGGCGTGTGAAAAGTGAACTCAGAATATACAGACTGATGAAACGGAGTCTCTTCCACATAAAAAACTTTCCTCGGGtgcttttttgctttcatgTGATCCTCAGGAAAAGCTACGAGAGCGACGGGAAACGTGATTTGGACCCTGAACTCTGTGACACACAGTAAAAGCACAATCCAGGATTCCCAGCCGCGCTTATAAAGAGCATTTCTGAATTCACCAAAATACCACGAACAcatgagctgcagctgctgtgttcaaCCTCATTTTAAAGCCAAGACGTCACTCAGCTTTCATATGTTGTTTCAAATGTTTcgataatgtattttaaatgttaaagaaagtatttttgaaactgttttgaatattttttaataaaaaaatgtcttgaaaatgtattaaatgacTTGATTCAAAATTTTCTGCATCATGAAATCACACTGGATTACAccataattaaccctttaatatcacacacactcgtagcGCTCTGCGCTTTTCAAAGTCAGGCgataaaaatattataccttatttcatcattatttatttattttaaaccaacatcagtcctaatcatgaatatcaaatattctttttttttaccctttaaatgcccCTTTTTTCATGATGCAGATAAATTTGTAGATGCCCCCCGccattttttagaaattattttcaataatacTACGCCTGAGATATATCAGTGATTGGCAGCatcattgattgtgacagtgcaccttgtggaaaaagcatgtattttctccacatgtcaaatatgatttaaaaaaaaaagaagagacaaaagtccagaatgacacccagaaataatacagtgcatgtttttatgtgtttcagtGGGTTttaatggtgcattttttgcacttaacagtctgaatgtaacaattgtGTTTACGCAGCGTATTTAAAAttactgtaggagctgagctggaaataaTTTTTGCAGGAAATTACGTCTGATGCTCCAACACCCCCTGTTGCATAGTtggaaatgagaaataaaaggaaaaatgaaccGCAAATCTACAAGAATTGTACCTAAATAACAACGTAACCTAAAAATGAGTTtgctttttcagtttaaaaaaaaagaaatagaaaaagaaaaaaaaatctgataattggtaaaaaaagaaaaaaagaagaaaagggtAAATTATatagaaaaagtgcttaaaatcaaAAGTGTTcggtaaaataattttcaatattcaattatgataattataaatatttttcccttttttttgtcctttttctaCACAGTTTTCCCACCTGAAATGAGATGAAGTGTAGttataaagtagcagaaaatggagCATAactaaagtacaagtacctcaaactTAAGTAAATGGACTTTCCACTTctgccaataaaaataaacatcgAATAGAATAAATATTTGACCTAAAACACGTTAACCTCAGCAATCATGAAACCTTTAAACTGTTTACCGAGACAGCACGTGCAGCGAGGatcccaaaacacaaaaaacaagaaaagtacaataaaatggtgttaaaatgattcatattatactgaatactgaatatATACTGAATTTGTGTGTGAGGCACATTATTTATTctagaaatgcacacacacacacacgcacacacacacgcacacacacacacacacacacactgtcccaTTCTGGATGTTGTATAAGCTCCATAAAGATGAAGATAACATTTTGGCAAAGACGGAGCGAATTATAAATCATTAACTCGGCTCTGAAGCCCTGGCCTTTAGCCTCACATGCTGCAATGACATAGATCCAAACGTCATCACACCGTCCGAAGCCGAACATtcaatatttgtctgttttcgtGAACATTgagttatggaaaaaaaaactgtgtcacTGATGGATTTGTCAATATTTTGTCACGAAAACTGGGTCAAAACATATAGGGTCAGTTTGATATTTGTTGACCTGGACcctatttcattttatttcaNNNNNNNNNNNNNNNNNNNNNNNNNNNNNNNNNNNNNNNNNNNNNNNNNNNNNNNNNNNNNNNNNNNNNNNNNNNNNNNNNNNNNNNNNNNNNNNNNNNNNNNNNNNNNNNNNNNNNNNNNNNNNNNNNNNNNNNNNNNNNNNNNNNNN includes:
- the g6pc1a.2 gene encoding glucose-6-phosphatase catalytic subunit 1 yields the protein MNAVMDAMQGFGVSTTRYLQTNYQDAQGLFLWVSWAADLRNTFFIFFPLWFHLRSSVGIKLIWVAVIGDWLNLVFKWILFGERPYWWVHETSYYADTVRPHIEQYPMTCETGPGSPSGHAMGAAGVYYTLVTSILAIMTSKKKFGSKKSSNKDWYLKAVLWTLFWGVQVCVCLSRVFIAAHFPHQVIAGVLTGMIVAEAFDRTQWIYNASMKKYFYTTLFLTSFAVGFYVLLKAVGVDLLWTLEKAQRWCDRPEWVHLDSTPFASLLRNMGTLFGLGLGLHSPLYAETKKSGSTLAKVGCVVSSLFLLHLFDSFKPPTHTAALFYLLSFCKSATVPLVTVSIIPYCVNGALGLQNKKGV